One window of the Acinonyx jubatus isolate Ajub_Pintada_27869175 chromosome A2, VMU_Ajub_asm_v1.0, whole genome shotgun sequence genome contains the following:
- the LOC113604224 gene encoding cytochrome c oxidase assembly protein COX14-like encodes MYLAQGSGSVLYWAHGAHSHVQSRVLGGDNISTAKQPADIGYKTFFTSMMLFAVHGDYFCSAQAYHYLQWHCSQCQAAEEQETSGVL; translated from the coding sequence atgtatctgGCTCAGGGGAGTGGATCTGTGCTGTATTGGGCACATGGTGCCCACTCTCATGTCCAGAGCCGAGTCCTAGGTGGGGACAACATATCAACTGCCAAGCAACCTGCTGACATTGGCTACAAGACCTTCTTTACCTCCATGATGCTCTTTGCTGTACATGGGGACTACTTCTGCAGTGCCCAAGCCTACCACTATCTCCAGTGGCACTGCTCCCAATGCCAGGCTGCAGAAGAACAGGAGACCTCAGGAGTCCTGTAG